GGTGACGGCGCTGGCCGCCAGGGCCAGCCAGGTCAGGCTCTCGGTGGCGTCGCCCGCCAGCGGCTCGAGGGCCCGCGCCAGCGCGACGTAGAGGATGTACCCCGGAGGGTGGGGCTGGTGCTTGACGATGTCGTAGTCGCGGAGCGCGAGCGCGAACTGGACCGCGTCCCAACTCGGGAGGAGGCGGGCACGGAACGGGACCCGGCTGAGCGCCGTGACGCCGGCCCAGAACAAGGCGAGCGCGAGGTCGGTTCGCGGCATCGGGAGGGGGCGATCAGCCCTCGCAGAGAGCGACGGGGAGGGAACCGGCCGGGTACGGGAGCGCGGCGGGGTCAGACGCCCTTCTTCTCCTCGGTGGCCTTCTCCGCCTTGACGGGCTCGTCTTCAGACTGTCCCTTCTTGAACTCCGAGACGCTCTTCCCGAGGCCCCGCGCCAGCTCGGGGAGCTTCTGCGCCCCGAACAAGAGCAGGACGATGACGAGGATGATCATCAACTCCTGATAGCCCAACCCGAACATGGCTCCCCCTCTGGGCGCATCGCGCCCTCGGCGCGACGGCCTCCGAATGTCCTCCTACCTTACGCTCGCCCCCGCAGGGTGTCAATCGAGCCGGCCGCCGCCCGCGACGGCCGGACGCCGCCATCAGGCCCGGATCGGGCTCGCCACGGCGGGCCGCAGTGCCAGGCAGAGTGGCACCGTCACGAGCACGAGGGCCGCCAGCATCGTGAGCGTGGCCGCGACTCCCGCCGCGTCGCTCACGATCCCGTAGACGGTCGGCGCGAGCGCGGAGGCGCCCACGCTGAGGGTGTAGTAGAGCCCGTAGGCGCGCGAGCGGCGAGCCGGGACCACGAGGTCGGCGACGGTCCCGTAGAGGACCGACGACGTCCCGTTGAGCGCGATGCCGAGGAGGCCGAGGACGCCGAGCGTGACCGGGAGGGGCGCCACCAGGACGACCAGGATGCCGCCCGCCGTGGCGAGCTCCGTGAGCACGACCGTCCGGATCACCCCGAGGCGCTCGGCCAGGAGGCCGCAGACGAACTTCCCGGCTGCGCCCCCCGCGAAGAGGAAGGCGAGCGCGCCGCCCACCATCGGCACCGTGGCGCCCTTGGCGAGCAGGACGAACGGGAGAAAGGTGAGGAAGCCCGTCCGGGTGGCGTTGTCGATCATCCCGACGCCGGCCAGCGCGCCGAACCCCCGCGCATCGCGGATGCCCCACCCGACCCCGTCCCGCGCGGCATCGCCGTCGCGCTGGGGCCGCCCCCCGGCCGAGAGGTGCCTGAGCATCACCAGGAGGCCGCCGGCCGCCACCAGGCCGAGCGCGCCGTAGGCCGCTCCGGCCACGCGCCAGCCGACGGCCGCCGCCGCCACCGCACCGGCGGCGGTCAGGGCCACCTTCCCGAGATCGCCGGAGACGTTGTAGGTCCCCAGGGCGGCGCGGCGAAGCCCGGTCTCGTAGGCCTTCGAGACGAGCGAGGAGGACAGCGGATGCTGGACGCCGGAGCCGAGGCCGGCCAGCAGGAGGATCAGGAGAAGCGCGGAGAATCCGTCCGCCCCGGCGACCGCCACGAAGCCGAGCGCCGTCACCGCCGTGCCCGCCGCCAGCACCCGGCGCTCTCCCCAGCGCTCGGCGAGGAGCCCGGCCGGGATCTGGAACAGCGACATGCCCCCGCTGTAGGCGGTGCGGATCACGCCGATCTGGGCGAAGGTGAGCCGGAACTCGGCGGCCCAGAGGGGAAGCAGGACGTAGAGAAGATCCGAGAACCCGTCGTGGAGGAAGTGCGTGGCGGCGGCCGTGCCCAGCACCGCCCGGGCGCGATTCTTCATGCGGGTGAGCGGGGGAGGTCTCGGAGCACGCGCTTGTCCCCGATCCGCACCGTCACGCGCTGGGCGTCCAGGTACTCGAGCAGCGGGATGGCGTACTTGCGGGAGATCCCGAGGAGGTCCTTCATGTCCTGCGGAGTGATCTCCTTCCGCTCCCGGAGAAACGCGGTGACGCGCGCCTCGGCCTCCGAGAGCGCCTCGGCATGGAAGTAGAGTCCCTCCTTGATCCGGACGAGCCGCCGCTCGTCGAGGAGCACCTGGGCGAGGGCCTGCTCGTCGGCGCGGGTCATGCCGAGCCTGGCGAAGGCCTCCTCCAGACTCGGCGGCGCCACCCCGGCCACCCGGAAGTCGCCCTCGAGTCGGTCGAGCCAGGCCTGCTGGTGGGAGTCGAGCCGCACGTGGTGGCTCGCCAGGCGGACCTTGTCCTTCTCCACGGCGATCGCGCCGGCGGCGACGAACCGCTCGAGGAGGTGGAGGAACACGCGCTCGTCGAGGCCGCCGAGCCGGGTCCGGAGCTCCTCCTTGGACATCCCCGGCTTCAGCGGCTCCCGCGCGTGGAAGGCCCGCAGCGCGGCGAGCGTCTCCTCGCGGAGCCGCTCGGCGGCGTCCACGTGGACGTACCACTCGCGGTCGACCACCAGCGCCCGCCCTCGCGTGGTCAGATCGGCGAGGAGCCGGCGGAGCGCCTCGGGGCCGAAGGGGCTGCGGGCACGCAGGTCGGCGGTGCGCGCGCCGCCGGGGCCCACCCGCATGATCTGTTCCTCGAGCACGGCTTCGGGCGTGCCCCGCTCGAGGACGGCGAGGCGGGCCACCAGGGCGGGACTCCGCCGCGCCTTGGCCGGGGCGACGTCGAGGAGCTCGCCGCCCCCGATCGTGATCATCGGCGAGTAGCTCCGAATCACGTAGCGATCGCGGGGGAGGGCGACGACGGGGGCCTCGAGCCGGAGCTGGATGTAGCCGCGGCCCCCCGGCTCGAGCTCGGCCCGGTCCAGGAGGTGCACGCGCGCCATGACCTCGCTGGTGCCGATGTGGAAGCGTACCCGCTGGCGCGGCTTGAGGGGCGCCGGCGCGTCGCCGAGCAGCTCGCAGGTAGCGTCGAGCATGAAGGTCGGCCGCAGGAGTCCCGGCGCTGACAGGACGTCCCCGCGCTCGAGCGCCGCGCGCTCGACTCCCTGGAGGTTCACCGCGGTGCGCTGCCCGGCCACGGCCGTCGGGACCGCCTGGCCGTGGGTCTGAAGCCCGCGCACCTTGGCCTGGAGCTGGCGCGGGTAGACCTCGACGCGCTCCTCCACCCCGACCTGACCCGCGGCGACAGTGCCTGTCACGACGGTCCCGAATCCGCGGATCGTGAAGACCCGGTCGATCGGGAGCCGGAAGGTGGCGTCGGTGCCCCGGGGCGGCACCGCGCGGGCCAGCCCCCCGAGCGCGTCCCGGAGGACGTCCAGGCCTTGGCCGGTCTTGGCCGACACGGGAACGATCGGCTGGCCCTCGAGGAACGTCCCGCGGAGAAAGGCCCGGGTGTCCTCACGGACGAGCTCGAGCCAGTCGGGCTCCGCCATGTCCGCCTTGGTGAGGACGACGAGGCCGCTCCGGACCCGCAGGAGCTGGCAGATCGCGAGGTGCTCGCGCGTCTGGGGCATCACGCCCTCGTCGGCGGCGATCACGAGCATGACGAGATCGATGCCGCCGACGCCCGCCAGCATGTTCTTGACGAAGCGCTCGTGGCCGGGGACGTCGACGATCCCGAGCGTCAGGCCTTCGCCTCCGTGCTGAAGATCGAGGTGGGCGAAGCCGATGTCGATGGTGATGCCGCGCTCCTTCTCCTCCTTCAGGCGGTCGGGATCGATCCCGGTCAGGGCGCGGACGAGCGTCGACTTGCCGTGATCGATGTGGCCGGCGGTGCCGACGACGACGTGACGCACCGACACTCAGATCAGGGCGAGGCCGCCGGAGTCGAGAGCCACGCCGCGCCGGGCCGAGACCCGAGCAGCCCTAGGACGCAGGCCGGAGCCGGCCCGAGGCGTATGCCGCATACGTTGAGGGCCGGCGAACGGCCGAGGACGACGGGATGCGACGGGTATCGGCACGGCGCCTCAGATCAGGGCGCGCACGGCGGCCACCAGGAACGACACCTCGTCGTCCCTCACCGTGCGGCAGTCCAGGAGGAGGCGGTCGCCGGCGATGCGGCCGATGATGGGGGGCTGCGCCTGCCGGAGCCGGGCGTCGAGAGCCTCGGCCGGGTGGGCCGGGCTGCCCAGGGCGAGCGCGGCCGTCGGGAGCTCCACCACCGGCAGCGCGCCGCCGCCCACCTGCGCGTGGTCCTGCACCACCTGCGCTCCCAGGGCCGCCCGCACCGACGGCGGAAGCCCGCGCAGGCAGCGCTGGGCGCGGCGGTGCACCGCGGCCTCCGGCTCCGTGAGCATTTGGAGCGTGGGGATCTGGCGGAGCGCCCGGGCCGGCTCCTCGTAGGCGCGGAGAGTCGCCTCCAGCGCCGCGAGCGTGAGCTTGTCGATCCGCAGCGCCCGGTTGAGCGGATTCTTCCGGAGGCGCTCGACCAGGGACCGGCGGCCCACCACGATGCCGGCCTGGGGGCCCCCGAGGAGTTTGTCGCCCGAGAACGTGACGAGGTCCGCGCCGGCCGCCACGGTTTCGGGCGCCGTCGGCTCGTGGGGAAGCCCGTAAGGCCGGAGGTCGAGGAAAGAGCCGGATCCCAGGTCTTCCATGACCGGGACACCCCGCGCCCGGCCCAGCTCGGCCAGCTCCCGGGTCGTGACGCTTTCCGTGAAGCCGACCACCCGGTAGTTCGAGGGATGGACCTTCAGGAGAAGGGCGGTGTCCGGGGCGATGGCCGCCGCGTAGTCGCCGATGCGGGTGCGGTTGGTCGTCCCCACCTCGACGAGCCGCGCCCCCGAGCGCGCCATGATATCCGGGATCCGGAAGGCGCCCCCGATCTCGATCAGCTCGCCGCGCGAGACGACGACTTCTCTTCCGCGTGCCAGGGACTCCAGCGCCAGCAGGACGGCGGCCGCGTTGTTGTTCACGACCAGCGAGGCCTCGGCCCCCGTCAGGCGGCACAGGAGCGGATCGACGTGACTGTACCGCGAGCCCCGCTCCTTGGTGCGGACGTCCAGCTCGAGGTTCGAGTAACCGCGGGCGACGGCCACGAGTCGCCCGAGGGCCTCGAGGGAGAGGGGAGCCCGGCCGAGGTTCGTGTGGAGGACGACGCCGGTGGCGTTGATGACCCGGTCGAGCTGCCAGGCCGCCGCCTCGGTGAGGCGTGCCTCGATGCGCGGGCGGAGGGCGCCGGCCTCGACGGGGACCCGGGCCAGCTCTTCCGGCGAGCCCGCCTCCCGCATGGCCCGCCGGCTCTCCTCGAGGACGGCGCGGATCGCCTCGACCACGCGCGGCCGGGGGATCGCGTCGTGTCCGTCGAGGTCCCGGAGGATCTCGTCTACCGACGGCAGGGCCCGGAGCCGCTCACGGCGAAGGCCGGCCAGCTCGCCCTCGAATCGTCCAGCGGGAGGAGGAGTCCCAGCCACTTCCCCTCCTGGACCTCCCCCACCCGGGGGCCTCTCGTGCCTGTCCGTCACGAGCCGAGCGCCTTCGTGATCCGGTCCCGAAGCCCGCCCATCACCGCCAGCACGTCCCGCCGCGTCACGTCTCGCCCGCCCGGGCGATCCTCGCCGCGCGTATAGCGCCGCACGAGATCCTCGGTCAGCCCTTCCCACAGCGTCTCGACGTCGTGCCGGCTCCACCCCTGTTCCCGCGCGAAGCGGACCCAGGCGCCGGCCGTTTCCTCGAGCACCGCGTTCCGCCGCGCGACGAGGGCGGCCACCCGCGAGCGGACGCCTTCCCAGCCGGGGGTCGTCACGCGAAGAAACTCCCGGGTGTACAGCTCTCACGCTCCATCACAGCAACTCCGGGGGCCACCGAGGCCCCCTCCGATGATCTCAACGGGCGTGGTGGTCGATTCCGCGATAGGCATCGATGAAGCGGACGATCCGACGCTCGTCCAGGCCGTCGAGCTTGTCGATCCGCGTCCAGGCGGTCACCGCGATGCACTTGTCGAGCCCCGCGTACGGGGCGAGCACGACGTGATCCGGATATCGCGCGACGATCGCCTTCAGCGGCTCGAGCACCGTGTCCGCGCACTCGGGGCGGTAGTTCACCACCACGCCGCCGTCCTCGAGGTTGTGGACCTGTAGCTCCTTGGGAATCGCGCGCGCGTGGACGCCCCAGGGCGCGATGTATGGCAGATGCGGCCCCGAGGTCGGCGGATCGGAGTTGTAGGGCGTGTGCGGGGTCTCGGGCGTGGGGATGTGGGCGTTGCCGAGGCTGGGGACGAAATCGCCCGGCGACGATCGGAGCGTGCGGGCGTAAAGCCATCCGCCGCCGGCCGCGAGCACCACCCCGATCAAGGCGACCGCGGCCCACAGGAGCCGCCGGCGCTGCCGCCGGCTCAGACCTCCCGGCAGGCCCTTGTCCGGCCGGCCGGGCTTCGCCGCGCGGCCGGGAGCCTTCCCGCCGCCCCTCGCCTGCACCTTGCTCATCCGTTCCTCCCGGCCAGTGGCGGAAGCGCGTGGGAGTCGAACCCACCTCGAGCTTGTCTAGAGCCCGACACCGGATTTGAAGTCCGGGAGGCCCACCGGGATCCTATGCGCTTCCTCGTGAAGGAAAACAGCATGTTGGAGTGTACCACCGCGCTTCAGCTCGCGCAAAAAAGGGGGATCGAGCGCGTGTCCGGCCGGGAGCCAGCGCCTATTTCGGCCAGCGCGGCGCGGTGAGCTCGACCCGCCAGGTCGGTCCCCCGAGCGACAGGGGGCCGTCGAACCTGACGAAGGCCGGGACGGGCCCGGTCGCGATCGAGTAGACGAGCTCGGGCGGCTCCTTGCCGACGAGGGAGGCGAGAACGCCCGCCAGCCCGCCGATCTCGAACCGGACGCGATACCGGATCGCCTTCCGCGTCGTCTCACCCAGGACGAACGCGTCCTCGCCGGCCGGCGCGAGCTCCATCTTGACCAGCCGCGGCTTCGGCGTGAACGCGACGAAGTGCCCGGTCGCCGTCGCGGCCGGCGCGAGGTTCTTCGCGAGGATCAGCGGCATCCCGTTGTACACGTCGGGCGGGAGGTCGAGCGGCCCCTCGTGGACGTCCTCGCTCCCATCCGGGCGCTCGCGGAAGCGCACCGTGTAGCGGCCGGTCGGCCGGTCGATGGACGCATCGATCGCGTGACGAAATGCCGAGCCGCGCTGGACGAGGTGATAGCGCACGACGCTGAACACTCGCCGCTGGGAGAAGAGAACCACCTCGTCGTGCAGCGAGCCGTCCTTGAAACGGAAGACGATGCGCGCTTCGATGCGGTCGCCGCGCGGGACCTGGAGCAGCTCACCGTCGGCCAGGAGGTCGCCCGCGGCCGAGCGCAGGACGAGGAAGCCGCGGACAGAGCCCTCGGGGAATCGGACGGCGACCGGGGCGGCGTCGGCGGCGCCCCATGCGCACGCGACCAGGCCGAGGAGGACCGCGGGCCAGGCCAGGCGCTGGCGGGGACTCACGGCCGGGAAGGCGGCACGGCCCGTACCGTTCGGGAGGCGAGTGGCCGGTCGCTCAGCGACGAGGGCGCGCCCGGCGTCCCGGCGGCGGTCACCCCTGTCAGTCCGATCCACAGCCCGCCGAGCGCCGCGAGATTCCGGCGCCAGCGCGCGTGTCGCATGAGGTCCTCCCCGTGGTTCGAGCGTGAGCGATCGGTGGGGACGTTAGCCGGAGCCGCGCGGCCTGTCAAGGGATCCGGCGCCCTCCCTCAGCCGAGCCTGAACGCCCGGGGCAGCCAGAGCGAGAGCTCCGGCCAGAGCGTGACGATCACGAGGGCCAGGACCATGGCGCCGACGAACGGCCACACCGCCCGGGAGAGCGTGTCGAAGGAGACGCCGCCGACGTTGGCCGCCACGTAGAGGTTCACCGCCACCGGCGGGGTGATCTGCCCGATGGCGATATTGACGGTCAGCACGATGCCGAACCAGACCGGGTCCCAGCCGAAGCGGGCCAGCAGCGGCATGAAGATCGGCGTGAAGATGTAGAAGATCGAGATGCCGTCCAGGAGGTAGCCGGCCAGGACGACGATCAGGTTGATCAGCCAGATCACGACCCGGGGGTCCTGCGACACCGCCAGGATGGCGGCGGTGATCCGGTCGAGGATGCCAAGCGTCGCGCCCGCCCACGCGTAGAGCCCGGCGAAGCCGACGATGAGCATGACGACGGCAGAGGAGACCGTGGCGTCCATGATGATCGCCCACAGGCCGGCCCACGTCAGGGTCCGGTAGATCACGGCCCCCACGAAGAGGCCATAGAACACTGCCACGATCGCCGCCTCCGTCGGCGTGAACACCCCGCCGTAGATGCCGCCCAGGATCACGCCCGGCGCCAGCAGGCCCCAGATCGATTCCCGCGCCGCCCGTCCGATCTCGGCCGG
The sequence above is a segment of the Candidatus Methylomirabilota bacterium genome. Coding sequences within it:
- a CDS encoding DUF3105 domain-containing protein, with protein sequence MSKVQARGGGKAPGRAAKPGRPDKGLPGGLSRRQRRRLLWAAVALIGVVLAAGGGWLYARTLRSSPGDFVPSLGNAHIPTPETPHTPYNSDPPTSGPHLPYIAPWGVHARAIPKELQVHNLEDGGVVVNYRPECADTVLEPLKAIVARYPDHVVLAPYAGLDKCIAVTAWTRIDKLDGLDERRIVRFIDAYRGIDHHAR
- the selB gene encoding selenocysteine-specific translation elongation factor, with protein sequence MRHVVVGTAGHIDHGKSTLVRALTGIDPDRLKEEKERGITIDIGFAHLDLQHGGEGLTLGIVDVPGHERFVKNMLAGVGGIDLVMLVIAADEGVMPQTREHLAICQLLRVRSGLVVLTKADMAEPDWLELVREDTRAFLRGTFLEGQPIVPVSAKTGQGLDVLRDALGGLARAVPPRGTDATFRLPIDRVFTIRGFGTVVTGTVAAGQVGVEERVEVYPRQLQAKVRGLQTHGQAVPTAVAGQRTAVNLQGVERAALERGDVLSAPGLLRPTFMLDATCELLGDAPAPLKPRQRVRFHIGTSEVMARVHLLDRAELEPGGRGYIQLRLEAPVVALPRDRYVIRSYSPMITIGGGELLDVAPAKARRSPALVARLAVLERGTPEAVLEEQIMRVGPGGARTADLRARSPFGPEALRRLLADLTTRGRALVVDREWYVHVDAAERLREETLAALRAFHAREPLKPGMSKEELRTRLGGLDERVFLHLLERFVAAGAIAVEKDKVRLASHHVRLDSHQQAWLDRLEGDFRVAGVAPPSLEEAFARLGMTRADEQALAQVLLDERRLVRIKEGLYFHAEALSEAEARVTAFLRERKEITPQDMKDLLGISRKYAIPLLEYLDAQRVTVRIGDKRVLRDLPRSPA
- a CDS encoding twin-arginine translocase TatA/TatE family subunit, which codes for MFGLGYQELMIILVIVLLLFGAQKLPELARGLGKSVSEFKKGQSEDEPVKAEKATEEKKGV
- the selA gene encoding L-seryl-tRNA(Sec) selenium transferase, encoding MPSVDEILRDLDGHDAIPRPRVVEAIRAVLEESRRAMREAGSPEELARVPVEAGALRPRIEARLTEAAAWQLDRVINATGVVLHTNLGRAPLSLEALGRLVAVARGYSNLELDVRTKERGSRYSHVDPLLCRLTGAEASLVVNNNAAAVLLALESLARGREVVVSRGELIEIGGAFRIPDIMARSGARLVEVGTTNRTRIGDYAAAIAPDTALLLKVHPSNYRVVGFTESVTTRELAELGRARGVPVMEDLGSGSFLDLRPYGLPHEPTAPETVAAGADLVTFSGDKLLGGPQAGIVVGRRSLVERLRKNPLNRALRIDKLTLAALEATLRAYEEPARALRQIPTLQMLTEPEAAVHRRAQRCLRGLPPSVRAALGAQVVQDHAQVGGGALPVVELPTAALALGSPAHPAEALDARLRQAQPPIIGRIAGDRLLLDCRTVRDDEVSFLVAAVRALI
- a CDS encoding MFS transporter — its product is MKNRARAVLGTAAATHFLHDGFSDLLYVLLPLWAAEFRLTFAQIGVIRTAYSGGMSLFQIPAGLLAERWGERRVLAAGTAVTALGFVAVAGADGFSALLLILLLAGLGSGVQHPLSSSLVSKAYETGLRRAALGTYNVSGDLGKVALTAAGAVAAAAVGWRVAGAAYGALGLVAAGGLLVMLRHLSAGGRPQRDGDAARDGVGWGIRDARGFGALAGVGMIDNATRTGFLTFLPFVLLAKGATVPMVGGALAFLFAGGAAGKFVCGLLAERLGVIRTVVLTELATAGGILVVLVAPLPVTLGVLGLLGIALNGTSSVLYGTVADLVVPARRSRAYGLYYTLSVGASALAPTVYGIVSDAAGVAATLTMLAALVLVTVPLCLALRPAVASPIRA
- a CDS encoding TRAP transporter large permease, with protein sequence VAGGLALVAVVCCVFFAGISGSGPADTAALGTVLIPAMVARGYPRPFASALVAAGGSIAIVIPPSIAFIVYGVITNTSIPALFAAGVLPGLVVGACLAIPAYVYSRRHGWRGERWGSPAEIGRAARESIWGLLAPGVILGGIYGGVFTPTEAAIVAVFYGLFVGAVIYRTLTWAGLWAIIMDATVSSAVVMLIVGFAGLYAWAGATLGILDRITAAILAVSQDPRVVIWLINLIVVLAGYLLDGISIFYIFTPIFMPLLARFGWDPVWFGIVLTVNIAIGQITPPVAVNLYVAANVGGVSFDTLSRAVWPFVGAMVLALVIVTLWPELSLWLPRAFRLG